A stretch of Amycolatopsis balhimycina FH 1894 DNA encodes these proteins:
- a CDS encoding polymorphic toxin-type HINT domain-containing protein — protein MGPEASFLRVQQGGIQKMRAVRRRFRAALVTILTVSLTGGMSTLPQAQATPRAAATVAASPERDRAKVVRLWQFGGPATKRDAAAALVGTDADITRFLTTQKDLDASIDLDVQVNQLMAIGGPATRNAAQQALDANTDAALNTFLDTGWVTPHGIDLNLRVNQVMAAGGPQVKKAAQKALDANAEDALRAFLDGGWQVPFRIDQELKVNQIMAAGGPEVKKVAQQVLDVNSLDALNQFLAIDLPVAQSRDAETTSITQLTATAKAAAQQAATETDVAKRQSDLAVTEAAAAQKAAQAAKDAAAAAQGHVEQATDAAARAAYAADQAAMTARQAVTASNAASNAAHTAAVAAARAATAASQAGQAASRAYDAAALAIGDRDKVAAAKQAAQVAHDASVSAASARDAAASARTVSQQAETAGGLAKDAAAQSRIAADAATDAANNSAAAGADARQAKAAAARARAQADRATAAANASQSWAHQASEAAGQAAAAADAAATDAHNAELAALDAAAHAGNAANAAEQATQHANAATAAATAAVNASNQAAQIAQNARKADDDRIALAGQQADDAAKAALDEYANRTIPPRWDLDQASTWDAETNRLIAEATAVGTGRATVLADARKVALHLAGAGGPWTKAASTAALTASDDQVVDFMTSGLAAAAGQDDRVILGDLSETGTEGFKAAAANALAGSDAAVRDFLRSRDYPGRMTDDSLQVNQLMAAARTAGRTVVVQQAQRALDQNTDQALRAFLDAGQYTALNSDEDLKVNQIMATARTAGTREVMAAAQAAIDGPPTLRHEFLTVGQFTAARRDQNTAAHNAAIDGLLAQAAAAAATATHDANDAQAAAARARDKAQEAQGYADQAEAAAAQATTYANQARDAANQAATSAQQAQASANTAAAAAKSASISADKATASAAWAQRSASAAAGYASDAAISAGIAYSAALEAGKGAQEAAALAKEAWQGVADKAKLEKQNAINQRTWDCNNRAAWVTQSLNTEDCIKLFSGTPADQQRIIGHLQELCRQLNEPGTVELANCLDSRNLLNAEFMPGPAPYGDSELGQSVTGLVLAGLLALMCPECDLASFLGNAESELGLRGARELTAVMAEALARGEGLFNAAAAEATAELGKVQEMALQADIQRAELAKAAREYENRFPTCAGNSFVAGSQVLMADGRAKPIEDIEVGDHVAGADPGSVPERHLVEAVHVTDHDEDFTSLTIGTSRGTKTIESTAKHLYWNATARAWSEAASLAPGQLLDTAGDGQAIVVSNHRHPGATRTYNLTVNAVHTYYVMAGDVPVLVHNANDPACNSYVRFYGDDGGLVMADLNDGVMKMAIEKGALSPSGSTMFAQVMRAFGPENVRAFSGKWVPSMPSNLDEFNLNLRNGMTYEQAAANTWTGRQCAKYGLTVVKVDTSKLTGEYGHYTNVEPEFSRP, from the coding sequence CCTCGATCGATCTCGACGTCCAGGTCAACCAGCTGATGGCGATTGGCGGCCCAGCTACGAGGAACGCGGCTCAGCAGGCGCTGGACGCCAACACCGACGCCGCGCTGAACACGTTCCTCGACACCGGATGGGTTACTCCTCACGGCATCGATCTCAATCTGCGGGTGAACCAGGTGATGGCCGCTGGTGGCCCGCAAGTCAAGAAGGCGGCGCAGAAGGCGCTTGACGCCAACGCAGAAGACGCGCTTCGGGCATTCCTGGACGGCGGTTGGCAGGTTCCGTTCCGGATCGACCAGGAACTCAAGGTAAACCAGATCATGGCGGCCGGCGGGCCTGAGGTGAAGAAGGTCGCGCAGCAGGTGCTTGACGTGAACTCTCTCGACGCGCTGAACCAGTTCCTGGCCATCGACCTGCCGGTGGCGCAGTCACGTGACGCCGAAACTACCTCGATCACCCAGCTGACCGCGACGGCAAAGGCCGCCGCGCAGCAAGCTGCGACCGAAACCGATGTGGCCAAACGTCAGTCCGATCTCGCCGTGACCGAGGCGGCTGCGGCGCAGAAGGCGGCCCAGGCCGCGAAGGACGCGGCGGCGGCCGCCCAGGGGCACGTCGAGCAAGCCACGGATGCGGCGGCTCGCGCGGCCTACGCCGCTGACCAAGCCGCGATGACCGCGCGGCAGGCGGTCACGGCCTCGAATGCGGCGTCGAACGCGGCGCACACCGCTGCGGTCGCCGCGGCGCGTGCCGCCACCGCGGCGTCTCAGGCCGGCCAAGCTGCTTCTCGCGCGTACGACGCGGCCGCGCTGGCGATTGGCGACAGGGACAAGGTCGCCGCCGCCAAGCAAGCCGCGCAGGTCGCGCACGACGCGTCAGTGAGCGCGGCTTCCGCGCGAGACGCTGCGGCTTCCGCGAGAACCGTGTCTCAGCAAGCGGAAACGGCGGGCGGTCTGGCCAAGGACGCGGCGGCGCAATCCCGGATAGCGGCCGACGCGGCCACTGATGCCGCGAACAACTCGGCCGCGGCGGGTGCGGACGCTCGGCAGGCGAAGGCCGCCGCGGCCCGTGCCCGGGCGCAGGCTGATCGCGCCACCGCCGCGGCCAACGCGTCCCAATCGTGGGCGCATCAGGCATCCGAGGCCGCCGGCCAGGCTGCCGCTGCCGCAGATGCGGCCGCGACAGACGCGCACAACGCTGAACTGGCCGCCCTCGACGCGGCCGCCCATGCGGGCAATGCAGCGAACGCAGCGGAGCAGGCGACCCAGCACGCGAATGCCGCTACGGCGGCGGCGACGGCGGCGGTGAATGCGTCCAACCAGGCCGCGCAGATCGCGCAGAACGCGCGCAAGGCGGATGACGACCGTATCGCGTTGGCCGGGCAGCAGGCCGACGACGCGGCGAAGGCTGCTCTTGACGAGTACGCCAACCGGACGATTCCGCCGCGGTGGGATCTTGACCAGGCCAGCACGTGGGACGCGGAGACGAACCGGCTGATCGCGGAAGCAACCGCCGTGGGCACCGGCCGTGCGACCGTGCTCGCCGATGCCAGGAAGGTCGCGCTCCACCTGGCCGGTGCCGGTGGTCCGTGGACGAAAGCCGCGTCCACTGCGGCACTGACCGCTTCGGACGACCAGGTCGTCGACTTCATGACGTCCGGCCTGGCGGCGGCCGCGGGCCAGGACGACCGGGTCATCCTCGGCGATCTGAGCGAAACCGGCACCGAGGGGTTCAAGGCCGCGGCGGCGAACGCGCTGGCCGGCTCGGACGCCGCCGTCCGGGATTTCCTGCGCAGCCGGGACTACCCGGGCCGGATGACCGACGATTCGCTGCAGGTCAACCAGCTCATGGCCGCGGCCCGAACGGCGGGCCGGACGGTCGTGGTGCAGCAGGCGCAGCGAGCTCTGGACCAGAACACCGACCAGGCGCTGCGGGCGTTCCTTGACGCCGGGCAGTACACCGCGCTGAACTCCGACGAAGACCTGAAGGTCAACCAGATCATGGCAACTGCGCGGACCGCGGGCACCCGCGAGGTCATGGCGGCGGCGCAAGCCGCGATCGACGGCCCGCCGACGCTGCGGCACGAGTTCCTGACGGTCGGCCAGTTCACCGCGGCCCGGCGCGACCAGAACACCGCGGCGCACAACGCGGCGATCGATGGCCTGCTCGCCCAGGCGGCGGCCGCCGCCGCGACGGCGACGCATGACGCGAACGACGCGCAGGCGGCGGCCGCCCGGGCGCGGGACAAAGCACAGGAAGCCCAGGGTTACGCTGACCAGGCGGAGGCCGCGGCAGCTCAAGCCACCACATACGCCAATCAGGCTCGTGACGCCGCCAACCAAGCCGCTACGTCGGCGCAACAGGCTCAGGCGTCGGCGAATACGGCGGCCGCAGCAGCGAAGTCGGCGTCGATCTCGGCGGACAAGGCGACCGCTTCGGCGGCCTGGGCTCAGAGGTCGGCGTCTGCCGCCGCCGGTTACGCATCGGATGCGGCCATCTCGGCCGGCATCGCGTACAGCGCGGCGCTTGAAGCGGGCAAGGGCGCACAGGAAGCCGCTGCCCTGGCCAAGGAGGCATGGCAAGGCGTCGCCGACAAGGCCAAGCTGGAGAAGCAGAACGCGATCAACCAGCGGACTTGGGACTGCAACAACCGAGCCGCCTGGGTGACGCAGTCACTGAACACCGAGGACTGCATCAAGCTGTTCAGTGGCACGCCCGCCGACCAGCAGCGCATCATCGGTCACCTGCAGGAACTGTGCCGTCAGCTGAACGAGCCCGGCACCGTGGAGCTCGCCAACTGCCTCGATTCCCGCAATCTGCTCAACGCCGAGTTCATGCCCGGCCCGGCGCCGTACGGGGACTCGGAACTCGGTCAGTCGGTCACCGGCCTCGTGCTCGCGGGTCTGCTGGCACTGATGTGTCCCGAGTGCGATCTGGCGTCCTTCCTGGGCAACGCTGAATCGGAACTCGGTTTGAGGGGAGCCCGGGAACTGACGGCGGTCATGGCCGAGGCGCTGGCTCGCGGTGAGGGGCTGTTCAACGCCGCTGCGGCCGAGGCCACAGCCGAGTTGGGCAAGGTGCAGGAGATGGCGCTCCAGGCCGATATCCAGCGCGCCGAGTTGGCCAAGGCCGCGCGGGAGTACGAAAACCGGTTCCCGACGTGTGCCGGTAACAGCTTCGTGGCGGGCTCTCAGGTGTTGATGGCTGATGGGCGCGCCAAGCCGATCGAGGACATCGAAGTGGGTGACCACGTCGCCGGCGCCGATCCTGGTTCGGTGCCGGAACGGCATCTCGTCGAAGCCGTGCACGTAACCGACCACGACGAGGACTTCACCAGCCTCACCATCGGCACGAGTCGCGGCACGAAGACCATCGAATCAACAGCGAAACACCTGTACTGGAACGCCACGGCACGCGCATGGAGCGAGGCGGCGAGTCTTGCGCCCGGCCAACTCCTCGACACGGCCGGCGACGGACAGGCGATCGTCGTGTCCAATCACCGTCACCCCGGTGCCACGAGGACGTACAACCTGACCGTCAACGCGGTGCACACGTATTACGTGATGGCGGGCGATGTGCCTGTGCTGGTGCACAACGCAAACGATCCAGCGTGCAACTCGTATGTCCGTTTCTACGGAGACGACGGCGGCCTTGTCATGGCCGACCTGAACGACGGGGTCATGAAGATGGCCATCGAAAAGGGGGCGTTGTCGCCGAGCGGCTCAACCATGTTCGCCCAGGTCATGAGGGCCTTCGGTCCGGAGAATGTCCGAGCGTTCAGTGGGAAGTGGGTGCCGTCGATGCCGAGCAACCTCGACGAGTTCAACCTGAACCTCAGGAATGGCATGACGTACGAACAGGCGGCGGCTAACACCTGGACCGGCCGGCAGTGCGCCAAGTATGGTCTGACCGTCGTCAAGGTGGATACGAGTAAGCTCACGGGTGAATACGGTCACTATACCAATGTCGAGCCTGAGTTTTCGCGTCCGTAG